CCCACCGCTGTGCGGGTGAGGGTGCTCGCAGGCAACATCAAGGAGCAGACCGCGGGGCGAGACGGGTTCCGGGTGTCCGGCCCCTTCCTCTCCCACGCCACAGGCACAGCGCTGTCCGGCACTCGGGACGCGTTCGACGACGACTCGGTCGCGCACGTCACCGTCTACCTGCTCGCCGGCAACGTGCGCATCGAGGGCGACGGCTCGAACCCGAGTGCTGCCGAACGCCTGCGCCTCGAAGAGCAGCGGCGAGCCGATGAGCAGACTGAGCGGCAGACCGAAGCCGAACGCGAGCGCCTGAGCGAGGCGCAGGAGGAGCTCGACCGCGTGGAGTGGCAGCTCGAGGAGCCCGGGCTGAGTTCGAGCGACCGGCAGGAGCTTGAGCGACGGCGCGACGATCTGCGCGAGACTGTGGACGACCTCGAACAGGAGATGGCACGATGAGCATCAGCGGAGGCCCCACCGAGGGGCGGAGCGCGGAGAACCGGAGTTCGGAGAACCGCGGCGCGCAGGATCAGGGCGGGCAGGGTCCCGTCGCCGACGGGCACGACGACCTCGTGCCCCCACCGCCCCCGGCCGATTTCGAGAGCACTCGGGCAGGCGGTGCGGGCGGTCCCGGTTCGGGCGGTCCCGGTTCGGGTGGATCCGGCGCGGACTGGCCGACCGTCGGCGGAACCGCTGCGGGAGGACCGGATATCGGCGAGCCGAGCACAGCCGCCACCGGCACGACCACCGGCACGACCACCGCGACGGCCACCGAGACGAAACTCCCGCAGCAGTCTCACGGATGCAGTCGCGTCGGCCCCCGCACGGGTCCGATCGTCTGGGGAGCGCTGATCCTCGCCTTCTGCGGCTACACGGCGCAGCGCGCCTTCGGATCCGGCGAACTCGACACCGCCTGGTGGATCACCGCGACCGTCATCGGTCTCGGAGTTCTGCTGCTGGTGGTTGGGGCGGTGATCCTGCTGCGCGGCAAGCGCTGATCGGCGGCAAGCGCTGATCAGCGGCTCACGCGGGTCAGCAGCGAGCGCCGGGTCGGCAAGCGCTAGCCGATCCGGCAGCCCGGAGGCCGCGTCGGTGAGACGCTCACCGACGCGGCCTCCGCTATGCCGGGATGCGCGGGATCTCGCGAGTCTGGGCCGAGATCCAGTGCAGCGGTACCTGCACGGCGACGCGGGTTCCGCCGCCCTGGTCGGGCCCCCAGATGATACTGCCGCCCAGCTCGCCCTCGACCAGCGTGCGCACGATCTGGGTGCCGAGCCCGTCGCCCACGGTACCGCCGGGAAGCCCGGTGCCGGTGTCGACGATCTCGACGGAGAGACGCTCGTCGGTGCGATCCGCGTGGATGAACACCTCGCCCTCGCGACCGGCCAGGCCGTGCTCGACCGCGTTCGTCACGATCTCCGTGAGCGCCAGCGCGAGCGGCGTGGCGTACTCCGACGGCAGCTCCCCGAACTCGCCCTCCTTGCGCAGGTGAACAGTGGTGTTGTGCAGGCTCGCGACCTCGGCGGCGAGTCCGAGCACGCGGTCGAAGACCACGTCGAAGTCGACGATCTGCGCGAGCCCCGTCGACAGCGTGTCGTGCACCACCGCGATGGCGGCGACACGACGCATCGCCTGGCCGAGCACCTGCTTCGCCTCCTCGCTCCGAGCGCGGCGCGCCTGCACGCGCAGCAGCGATGCCACGGTCTGCAGGTTGTTCTTCACCCGGTGGTGGATCTCGCGGATCGTCGCGTCCTTCGTGATGAGCTCCTGCGCCTGCTGGCGCATCTCGGTGACGTCGCGCGTGAGCACGATGCCGCCCACCCTGGCCCCGTCGCGGATCACCGGGATCGAACGCAGGTTGACCGTGCGGCCCCGCGCGGTGATCTCGCCGCGCTTGGCGACCTTGCCCTGCGCGATGAGCGGCAGCGATTCGTTCGTGTCGAACTGTCCCTTGACGATGTCTGCGATGACCTCCGAGAAGTTCTCGCCCTCGAGCTCGTCGCGGTAGCCGAGCCTGTTGAAGATCGTCTGGGTGTTGGGGCTCGCGAACGTTGCGATGCCCTCGAGGTCGATGCGCACGAGTCCGTCCGAGGCGCGGGGCGCCCCGTGCTCGCGCACCGACGATGTGCCGGGCGACGGGAAGAGACCGTGCTGGATCATCGAGAACATGTCACCGGAGACCTCGCGGAATGCCGCGCCGATGCGCGAGGCCGTCTGCGTGTCGGCGACGCTCGTGTGCACGGTCGCGACCGCGAAGGGGCCGTGCTCGGCGCCCTGTCCGTCTCGTCGGCTCACCGAGTAGGCGGAGAGACGCATGGGGTTCTCCTCGTACCAGGCCGGCGAGGTCGAGATGACGGGTTCTCCGCATCCCATGGCCGCATCGACCAGTTCGCGCCAGTCCGGGCGCAGGAACTCGCCGACGATGTCCCGGTAGAAGAGGGTCACCGAGCCCGCGGGGCGGCTGTGCGCCACCGCGAGGTAATCGCCGTTTTCGGTCGGCACCCAGAGCACGACGTCGCTGAGTGCGAGATCGGCCAGCAATTGCCAATCGAGGGCGAGCAGCTCGAGCCACTCGATCTCCTCTTCGTTCAGGGTCGAGTACTTCGTCGCGAGATCACGCAGAGTTGCCACCCCACCAGCCTAGTGGCCCGCATGCACGGCGCGTGTGCAGCTCCGGGCGCAACGGGTGCCTTCGAACACTTCACGACCAGGGCGAAGAAGTCTCTTGACCCCTCACAATGCGCGTTCCTTAGTGTGGGGCTTCCACCGAGTTCTACAACATCTATCGCTGAAATCAGGGCGGTGGAACACGGAGACGGCTCCGGTTCACGGCCTCGCAGATCACGAACTCACACACCGAAAGGACTCCGCCATGCCCCGTTCCGCAGCCCTCACGGCCGTTCGCAGCCTTCAATCGCTCCCGGTAGCGCCCGCGCAGTCCGTACCGTCGTTCGAAGAAGAACGGCCGCTCGCAGCAGTTCCCGCGCTTCCACCCGAACCGCCGCGCTCGCCCGACTCCCGGTCCGAGCGCCATCTCCGCCTCGTTGAGGAGGAGGTGCCGGTCCACCCGTCGTTCGGCAGCCTGACGAGCACCGATATCCCGCCACCCGCAACGCGGCTGATCCAGAAGCTGGCGCTCTTCGCGTTCGAAGCGCTCGAGGGGTCGCGCGCCGTCGCCCAGCTCGGCGGCTGGGTGACCCCGGAGGTCGTCCAGCAGCTGCGAGAGCGCCGTGCGGCGCGCACAGAGCGCCGCACGCTCTACGGCGATGAGCGACGCATCGTGGCGACTCCCGGTCGAGCGCATATCGGGCAGCCCCTGCCTCACATCGTCGAGGCGACCGTGGTGCTGTATGCGGAGCCCAGGACCCGCGCGGTCGCCCTGCGCTTCGAGTACGTCTCGGGTCGCTGGCGCGCCACCGACCTCACCGTGCTCTGACGGCGCATGGCCTCACCGTGAAGACTGCTCCGCGCGGAGCTTCGACACCTCGTAGAGCGCCACGCTCGCGGCGATCCCGGCGTTCAGCGACTCGGTGGCCGAGGAGATCGGGATCGACACCACGGCGTCGCAGTGCTCGGTCACGAGTCGCGAGAGCCCCTTGCCCTCGCTGCCCACGACCAGCACGAGCGGTCGGTCGGCGAGCTCGAGCCCGGGCAGCGATACGTCCCCGCCGCCGTCGAGGCCGAGCACGAACACCCCCTGCTTCTTGAACTCCTTGAGGGTCTGCGTGAGGTTCGAGGCCATGGCGACGGGGATGCGCGCGGCAGCACCCGCCGAAGTCTTCCACGCCGCCGAGTTGAGGCCGGCCGAGCGGCGCTGGGGCACGACCACTCCCTGTCCCCCGAATGCCGCGGTCGAGCGGATGATCGCCCCGAGATTGCGGGGATCGGTCACGCCGTCGAGCGCCACGATCAGCGGCACCTCGTCGCGGTCGATGATCTCGTCGAGCATCTCGAGCGGGTGGGCGTACTCCATGGGCGGCACCTTGAGCACGACGCCCTGGTGCACCGTGTCGCGCTCGGTCATACGGTCCATCTCGGGACGCATCACCTCGAGCACCGGCAGGTTCCTGTTGGTCGCGAGGCGCAGGATCTCCCGCGTGCGGTCGTCCATCTCGATGCGGGCGGCGACGTAGAGCGCGGTAGCGGGGATCCTCGTGCGCAGCGCCTCGAGCACCGCGTTGCGGCCGGTAACGAGCTCCGATTCGTCCTTCTTCGAGCCGCCGCGGGTCCCGCCTCCCGCGGGCCGCCCCGCCCCGCCCGCCGCATGGCGCTGCTTGGCGGCCTCGTAGCGCTCGCGCGCCTTCTTCGCCTTGTGGGCGGGGTGGTACTCGCGATCCTCGGCACGGGGTGTGGGCCCGCGGCCCTCGAGGGCCTGACGGCCCTGCCCCCCGGAGCCGACGGCCTTGCCGAGACCCTTCTTGCGAACGGCGCCGGTACGGCTCTTCTTATTACTCATGACAGGCTCCAGCGGGTTCCGTTCGGGGTGTCTTCCAGCGCGATCCCCGCAGCCGACAGGCTGTCGCGGATCGCATCGCTCGTGGCGAAGTCTTTGTTCTTGCGGGCCTCGGCGCGCTGCTCGATGAGCGCGGTTGCGAGCGCGTCGAGCGCGGTGCGAGACGCATCGTCGGTGCCGGATCCCGAGGCCCACGCCGCATCGGTCGGGTTCAGGCCGAGCACATCGAGCATGGCGTGCACCTCGGCTGCGGAGCGGAGAACCTGCTCGGCGTCCCCGGCGTCGAGCGCCGCGTTGCCGGCGCGCACCGAGCCGTGCAGAGCGGCGAGGGCCTGCGGGATCGCGAAGTCGTCGAGCATCGCCTCCGCGAAGGCTGCGGGTACTGCCGAAGCGAGGCCCTCTCCGCGATTCTGCGACTCGCGTCGCTCGCGCAGATCCGCGCCCTCCGCCCGCTCCAGGAACCCCTCGATCCGCGAGAACGCCGCCTCGGCCTCGGCGAGCGAGGTCTCCGAGAACTCGAGTACCGAGCGGTAGTGGGCCGAACCGAGGAAGTAGCGCAGTACGATCGGCCGCGACGCCGCGAGCAGATCAGCGGCGAAGAGCGAGTTGCCGAGCGACTTCGACATCTTCTGACCACCCGTGTTGACGAGGCCGTTGTGGATCCAGTGCCGCGCGAACGGCTGCCCGGCAGCGGTCGACTGGGCCAACTCGTTCTCGTGGTGCGGGAATCGCAGGTCGAGGCCGCCGCCGTGGATATCGAACTCCTCGCCGAGATAGCGCGTCGCCATCGCCGAGCATTCGATGTGCCACCCCGGTCGGCCACGACCCCACGGCGAGGGCCACGAAGCCGACTCCGGCTCGTGCGCACGGTGGGCCTTCCACAGAGCGAAGTCGCGCGGATCCCGCTTTCCCACCGGCTCCGAATCGGCCGCGTCCTCCATCTGCTCGCGGCTCTGCCGCGTGAGCGCGCCGTACTCCGCCCAGCTCGCGGTGTCGAAGTAGACGCTGCCCGAGCCGTCGGCCGCGGTATAGGCGTGCCCCCGCTCGATCAACCGCTCGATGAGAGCGATCATCTCGGCGATGTTCGCCGTCGCCCGCGGTTCGTAGGTGGGCGGCAGCACGCCGATCGCGTCATAGGCGGCAGTGAAGTCGCGCTCCACCCGGTAGGCCAGCGCCCACCACTGCTCCGTTGATCCCGATTCCTGCGCGGCACGCGCATTGTCGAGGATCTTGTCGTCGATGTCGGTGACGTTGCGGATCAGGGTGACATCGTGACCGGTCGCCTCGAACCAGCGCCGCATCTGATCGTAGACGAGCGCACTGCGCAGGTGCCCGATGTGGGGCGCCGACTGCACGGTCGGGCCGCAGACGTAGAGGCCGATCCGGCCCGTCTCGATGGGCTCGAAATCGACGACCTGCTGCGCACGCGAATCGTAGATGCGTTGTCTCACCCTGCAAGCCTACTGCCGTCAGCTGATCGAAGCGGTGCATCAGGACTGTTTCGACGTGGTCGTCCTGCGTGAACGGAGTGAGTCGCAGGATCCTGCGACTCCGACGCAGTCGCGTCCGCGCGGATCAGTCCAGTGTGCCGCTCAGGAAGAACTGCACCTGTTTGGCGATGCTCACAGCGTGATCGCCGAAGCGCTCGTGGTACCGGCTCGCGAGCGTCGCGTCGACCGCGCCCATCGGGTTCGCGGCGAGCTTGTCGCTCAGCACCTTCTCGAACACCTTCGCGTGCAGCTCGTCAAGGTCGTCGTCGAGGTCGCGCACCTCCGCGATCACCCTGGGCTCCTGCGTGCTGAGCAGTTCGACGATCTTGCTCGCCATCTCGACGTCGAGCGCGCCCATGCGCACGAAGATCTTCTTCAGCCCCTTCGGGATCGCACTCTCGGGGTAGCGGTAGCGCGCGAGCTGGGCGATGTGCTGCGCGAGGTCGCCCATGCGCTCGAGCGAGGCGCTCATGCGCAGCGCGCCGACCATGAGCCGGAGGTCAGAGGCGACGGGCTGCTGCCTGGCGAGGATGTCGATGGTGAGCTGGTCGAGCTCCGCCGCGAGCACATCGATCTCGTCGGCGCCGTCGAGCACGCGTTCCGCGAGCGCCACGTCGGAGTTGCCGAACGCCGCGGTCGCATTCTCGATCGCTTCCTCTACGAGCTCGGCGATCTTGACCAGGCGCTCCTGCACCTCGCGCAGTTCCTGCTGAAAGACCTCACGCATGCGGTTTCCTCTCTGAGTCTTCGCGCCCCACGGGCACCCTCACCAGTCTGGGCCGGGCCGATGAACCCCTGCGCACGGGCAGGTGAACAACAGTTGAACTCTGGATCTCGCACCGGGGGCCACCTCTACGATAAAAGACATGGACCCGACCCTGCTCGTTCTCGCTTCGACAGCACTGGGAGCAGTGGCCGGCGCGGCCGTCGCCGTCGCGATCCTGAGCCTGCGCAGAGCCGGCATCCGCAGGGCCGCAGAGCTGAGACCCGAGCTGGGTGACGTGGCCACCACGATCCTCGACGAGATCGACATGTTCGCGGTGATCCTCGACTCCTCGCTCACTCCCGTGTATGCGAATCCGGTTGCCCGCCAGGAGCGCCACATCAGCGACGACGACATCCGAAACCCGGAGTTCCTGCTCCGAGTACGCCGGGTGATGACCTCGGGGGTGCCCGACACCCACGAGCCGGATCCGACCGACCCCTCCGACACCGTCCGCATTCACATCGTGCGCATCCAGCGCCGTTTCGTGGTCGTGCTGGCCGAAGACCTCGGCGAGGAACAACGGGTGAACGCGATGCGACGCGATTTCATCGCGAACGTGAGCCACGAGCTCAAAACCCCCATCGCCGCGATCGGCCTCCTCTCGGAAGCCGTCCAGCAGGCCGCCGATGAGCCGGAGCTCGTGCGCGGGTTCGCGAAGAGCCTCGTCAAGGAGTCGCGCAGGCTCGGGGAGCTCAGCCGCGACATCATCCAGCTCTCCGAGGCCCAGTCGTCGCTGCGCCCGGAGGATCGCGAGACCGTCTCGCTGCGCGACCTCGTGCGCAGCGAGACCGAGTCCCATCGCGAGTTCGCGGCGCAGCACGGCATCGAGCTGGTCATCACCGACGACTCCGCGAAGGGGCGCGACGCGCTGATCCTCGGCCGCCCCACCTCGCTCGGCGCCGCCGTCGCGAACCTGCTGAGCAACGCGATCAGGCACTCACCCGAGGGCGGGAGGGTCGGGATCGGCATGACGATCGAGCGCCGCAACTTCCTCGTGACCGTCACCGATCAGGGCGAGGGCATCGCACCCGAGCACCTCGGCCGCATCTTCGAGCGGTTCTACCGCGTCGACGGCGCCCGCACCCGCGGCGAGGGCGGCACCGGGCTGGGGCTCAGCATCACGAGGCACACGATGCGCGCGCACGGGGGCGACGTCGACGTGTGGTCGCAGCCCGGCATCGGATCCAGCTTCACACTCACCTTCCCGCTCTACGACCCCGAGGGCTCCGCCAAGATCTCCAAGCGCGCGAAGAAGGCCAAGCGCGCCGCCCGCGAGCACGCGGAGACCCCGCAGCAGCCTGCCGCTCCGGCGGCCCCCCAGAAAGGACACCGGTAGTGGCACAGCACATCCTGCTCGTCGAGGACGAGGAGTCGATCTCCCGACCGCTCTCCTTCCTGCTCGAACGCGAGGGCTATCGGGTCACCGTGGTCGACGACGGCGGCGAGGCGGTCGGAGCGTTCACCAGCGCGCAGCCGGATCTCGTACTGCTCGACCTCATGCTGCCCGGGCTGCCCGGCACTGAGGTCTGCCGCGCGATCCGGCAGACCTCGCAGGTGCCGATCATCATGCTCACCGCGAAGGACAGCGAGATCGACGTCGTCGTGGGCCTCGAGCTGGGGGCCGACGACTACATCACGAAGCCCTACTCGACGCGCGAGCTGCTCGCGCGCGTGCGCGCCGCTCTACGCCGATCCGGGGTGAGCGAGGAAGAGCGCGTGGGCCCCGGCGACGAGATGGTGCTCGAAGAGCTCGGGATCCGCCTCGACTCCGAACGCCATGCCGTGACCGTGCGCGGCGAGGAGATCGCGATGCCGCTGCGCGAGTTCGAACTGCTCGAGATGCTCATGCGTCACTCGGGGCGCGTG
This DNA window, taken from Leucobacter tenebrionis, encodes the following:
- the rlmB gene encoding 23S rRNA (guanosine(2251)-2'-O)-methyltransferase RlmB, producing MSNKKSRTGAVRKKGLGKAVGSGGQGRQALEGRGPTPRAEDREYHPAHKAKKARERYEAAKQRHAAGGAGRPAGGGTRGGSKKDESELVTGRNAVLEALRTRIPATALYVAARIEMDDRTREILRLATNRNLPVLEVMRPEMDRMTERDTVHQGVVLKVPPMEYAHPLEMLDEIIDRDEVPLIVALDGVTDPRNLGAIIRSTAAFGGQGVVVPQRRSAGLNSAAWKTSAGAAARIPVAMASNLTQTLKEFKKQGVFVLGLDGGGDVSLPGLELADRPLVLVVGSEGKGLSRLVTEHCDAVVSIPISSATESLNAGIAASVALYEVSKLRAEQSSR
- the phoU gene encoding phosphate signaling complex protein PhoU, translating into MREVFQQELREVQERLVKIAELVEEAIENATAAFGNSDVALAERVLDGADEIDVLAAELDQLTIDILARQQPVASDLRLMVGALRMSASLERMGDLAQHIAQLARYRYPESAIPKGLKKIFVRMGALDVEMASKIVELLSTQEPRVIAEVRDLDDDLDELHAKVFEKVLSDKLAANPMGAVDATLASRYHERFGDHAVSIAKQVQFFLSGTLD
- the cysS gene encoding cysteine--tRNA ligase — translated: MRQRIYDSRAQQVVDFEPIETGRIGLYVCGPTVQSAPHIGHLRSALVYDQMRRWFEATGHDVTLIRNVTDIDDKILDNARAAQESGSTEQWWALAYRVERDFTAAYDAIGVLPPTYEPRATANIAEMIALIERLIERGHAYTAADGSGSVYFDTASWAEYGALTRQSREQMEDAADSEPVGKRDPRDFALWKAHRAHEPESASWPSPWGRGRPGWHIECSAMATRYLGEEFDIHGGGLDLRFPHHENELAQSTAAGQPFARHWIHNGLVNTGGQKMSKSLGNSLFAADLLAASRPIVLRYFLGSAHYRSVLEFSETSLAEAEAAFSRIEGFLERAEGADLRERRESQNRGEGLASAVPAAFAEAMLDDFAIPQALAALHGSVRAGNAALDAGDAEQVLRSAAEVHAMLDVLGLNPTDAAWASGSGTDDASRTALDALATALIEQRAEARKNKDFATSDAIRDSLSAAGIALEDTPNGTRWSLS
- a CDS encoding response regulator transcription factor — its product is MAQHILLVEDEESISRPLSFLLEREGYRVTVVDDGGEAVGAFTSAQPDLVLLDLMLPGLPGTEVCRAIRQTSQVPIIMLTAKDSEIDVVVGLELGADDYITKPYSTRELLARVRAALRRSGVSEEERVGPGDEMVLEELGIRLDSERHAVTVRGEEIAMPLREFELLEMLMRHSGRVLTRGQLIDRVWGSNYYGDTKTLDVHVKRIRARIEEEPSNPKLISTVRGVGYRFG
- a CDS encoding sensor histidine kinase; translated protein: MATLRDLATKYSTLNEEEIEWLELLALDWQLLADLALSDVVLWVPTENGDYLAVAHSRPAGSVTLFYRDIVGEFLRPDWRELVDAAMGCGEPVISTSPAWYEENPMRLSAYSVSRRDGQGAEHGPFAVATVHTSVADTQTASRIGAAFREVSGDMFSMIQHGLFPSPGTSSVREHGAPRASDGLVRIDLEGIATFASPNTQTIFNRLGYRDELEGENFSEVIADIVKGQFDTNESLPLIAQGKVAKRGEITARGRTVNLRSIPVIRDGARVGGIVLTRDVTEMRQQAQELITKDATIREIHHRVKNNLQTVASLLRVQARRARSEEAKQVLGQAMRRVAAIAVVHDTLSTGLAQIVDFDVVFDRVLGLAAEVASLHNTTVHLRKEGEFGELPSEYATPLALALTEIVTNAVEHGLAGREGEVFIHADRTDERLSVEIVDTGTGLPGGTVGDGLGTQIVRTLVEGELGGSIIWGPDQGGGTRVAVQVPLHWISAQTREIPRIPA
- a CDS encoding Rv3235 family protein → MPVHPSFGSLTSTDIPPPATRLIQKLALFAFEALEGSRAVAQLGGWVTPEVVQQLRERRAARTERRTLYGDERRIVATPGRAHIGQPLPHIVEATVVLYAEPRTRAVALRFEYVSGRWRATDLTVL
- a CDS encoding sensor histidine kinase gives rise to the protein MDPTLLVLASTALGAVAGAAVAVAILSLRRAGIRRAAELRPELGDVATTILDEIDMFAVILDSSLTPVYANPVARQERHISDDDIRNPEFLLRVRRVMTSGVPDTHEPDPTDPSDTVRIHIVRIQRRFVVVLAEDLGEEQRVNAMRRDFIANVSHELKTPIAAIGLLSEAVQQAADEPELVRGFAKSLVKESRRLGELSRDIIQLSEAQSSLRPEDRETVSLRDLVRSETESHREFAAQHGIELVITDDSAKGRDALILGRPTSLGAAVANLLSNAIRHSPEGGRVGIGMTIERRNFLVTVTDQGEGIAPEHLGRIFERFYRVDGARTRGEGGTGLGLSITRHTMRAHGGDVDVWSQPGIGSSFTLTFPLYDPEGSAKISKRAKKAKRAAREHAETPQQPAAPAAPQKGHR